The Dethiosulfovibrio peptidovorans genome includes a region encoding these proteins:
- a CDS encoding molecular chaperone DnaK, with product MAKVVGIDLGTTNSCIAVKEGDSVTIIPNTEGARTTPSVVAFTKDGERLVGQLAKRQAIVNADNTIMSIKRHMGTDHTVTAGGKKYTPQEISAMILQKLKRDAEEYLGEDVKQAVITVPAYFTDAQRQATKDAGAIAGLEVLRIINEPTAASLAYGMNRQGEAKLLVFDLGGGTFDVSILDVGDGVFEVLATHGDNRLGGDDWDMAVVDWMVAEFKKAEGIDLSADRMALQRLREAAEKAKIELSSMPETSISLPFITANETGPKHMELSLSRAKFEEITSELLARIVGPVQRALEDSGLSASAVDKVLLVGGSTRMPMVQRKIKELLDKDPTKGINPDECVAAGAAIQGSIMVGDSDKNIVLVDVAPLSLGIETLGGVCTRIIERNTAIPVTKSQIFTTAADGQTQVEIKVLQGERSMASDNVVLGTFVLDGIPSAPRGIPQVEVSFNIDVNGILNVKATDKGTGKEQHITIQSSNLSKDDIERMKQEAEANESSDAKKKAFIEAKNEADALVYRTEKLMTDLGDKISPEEKGSLQTKIDAVKKALEGDEADAIESACMTLDQEVQAFSTRLYQQAGTQGGDGAQSGDDGQGSPQDDTVDAEFSE from the coding sequence ATGGCAAAGGTAGTTGGAATAGATTTGGGAACGACAAATAGCTGTATCGCGGTGAAAGAGGGAGATAGCGTCACTATCATCCCTAACACTGAGGGAGCTCGAACAACGCCTTCCGTCGTCGCGTTTACCAAGGATGGTGAACGTCTTGTCGGGCAGTTGGCCAAGCGACAGGCCATCGTCAACGCCGACAACACCATCATGTCCATCAAGAGGCATATGGGTACGGATCATACGGTGACTGCCGGTGGCAAAAAATACACGCCCCAGGAGATCTCCGCCATGATCCTGCAAAAGCTCAAGAGAGATGCCGAGGAGTATCTGGGTGAGGACGTGAAGCAAGCGGTTATTACCGTGCCTGCCTACTTTACCGACGCTCAGCGACAGGCCACCAAGGACGCTGGCGCCATCGCCGGCCTTGAGGTTCTTCGGATTATTAACGAGCCCACGGCTGCAAGCCTGGCCTACGGCATGAACAGACAGGGCGAGGCAAAATTGTTGGTCTTCGATCTGGGGGGAGGTACTTTCGACGTGTCCATCCTGGACGTTGGAGACGGGGTCTTCGAGGTCCTGGCTACTCACGGAGATAATCGCCTGGGTGGCGACGACTGGGATATGGCCGTGGTGGACTGGATGGTGGCAGAGTTCAAGAAAGCCGAGGGAATCGATCTCTCCGCTGATCGAATGGCGCTCCAGAGACTTCGAGAAGCTGCGGAAAAGGCCAAGATTGAGCTGTCGTCCATGCCGGAGACCTCCATCTCTCTGCCCTTCATCACCGCTAACGAGACGGGGCCTAAACACATGGAGCTGAGTCTCTCCCGGGCCAAGTTTGAGGAAATCACCTCCGAGCTGTTGGCCCGAATCGTGGGCCCCGTCCAGCGTGCTCTTGAGGACAGCGGTCTGTCAGCTTCGGCCGTGGACAAGGTCCTCCTGGTAGGTGGCTCGACCCGGATGCCTATGGTCCAGCGCAAGATCAAGGAATTGTTGGATAAAGATCCCACCAAAGGCATCAATCCCGACGAATGTGTGGCAGCAGGCGCCGCCATCCAGGGCTCCATTATGGTCGGTGATTCGGACAAGAACATCGTCCTTGTGGACGTGGCGCCCCTGTCCCTGGGTATTGAGACTTTGGGAGGTGTCTGCACTCGAATTATCGAGCGCAACACGGCCATCCCCGTGACCAAGAGCCAGATATTCACTACTGCGGCAGATGGTCAGACCCAGGTTGAGATCAAGGTACTTCAGGGCGAGCGCTCAATGGCGTCCGATAACGTGGTTCTGGGGACCTTCGTCTTGGATGGCATCCCCTCGGCACCTCGGGGTATTCCTCAGGTTGAAGTTTCCTTCAACATCGACGTGAACGGAATTCTCAACGTCAAGGCCACCGATAAGGGGACCGGCAAGGAGCAGCATATCACTATTCAGTCGTCCAACTTAAGTAAGGACGATATCGAACGAATGAAACAGGAAGCCGAGGCGAACGAAAGCTCCGATGCCAAGAAAAAAGCGTTCATCGAGGCCAAAAACGAAGCCGACGCTCTGGTCTATCGTACGGAGAAACTCATGACCGATCTGGGGGATAAGATATCTCCCGAGGAGAAGGGAAGCCTTCAGACCAAGATCGATGCTGTGAAAAAGGCTCTGGAGGGTGACGAGGCCGATGCTATTGAATCGGCGTGTATGACGTTGGATCAGGAGGTTCAGGCTTTCTCAACGAGGCTGTATCAACAGGCCGGTACCCAGGGTGGTGACGGTGCTCAGTCCGGCGATGATGGCCAGGGATCGCCTCAGGATGACACGGTCGACGCTGAGTTCTCCGAGTAG
- the dnaJ gene encoding molecular chaperone DnaJ, translated as MSVGGGRDYYEVLGVSREASPNEIKKAYRRLVREYHPDAKPGSAEAEAKFKEVSEAYEVLSDPRKRSQYDQFGRVGEGQPFGDMGGMGDIFGDLFDSMFGGGFGRSGARRDGPRRGSDLEMSLEITLEEAALGVTRTVTIPRWETCSRCDGKGAEPGSSVSVCGTCHGSGQVRRTSQTLFGQAVTVGTCPDCRGAGKVFERKCQDCNGEGRVRRKREIKVNVQAGVDRGTRLRVPGSGEAGLNGGPPGDLFLVIDVLSHEDFERDGMDLHRRLPLAFPLVTLGGVTNVTTLIDDVRPVTVPAGTEPGEVLRLKGLGMPSLRNGARRGDLFLHVTVEVPKKLTERQKGLIEALATEMNVPVDTEEGVWDKLKQLFS; from the coding sequence ATGTCCGTTGGAGGGGGGCGGGACTATTACGAGGTCCTGGGTGTTTCGAGAGAAGCGTCTCCCAACGAGATAAAAAAGGCGTATCGTCGCCTGGTCAGAGAGTATCATCCCGACGCCAAACCAGGAAGCGCCGAGGCCGAGGCCAAGTTCAAGGAAGTCAGCGAAGCTTATGAAGTTCTGAGCGATCCCAGGAAACGTTCTCAGTACGATCAGTTTGGTCGTGTTGGAGAGGGGCAGCCCTTTGGCGACATGGGGGGCATGGGCGATATCTTTGGAGACCTCTTCGACAGCATGTTTGGCGGTGGGTTTGGTCGATCGGGAGCTCGCCGAGATGGGCCTCGTCGGGGCTCTGATCTGGAGATGAGCCTGGAGATCACCCTTGAAGAAGCGGCTCTTGGTGTGACGCGAACGGTTACAATTCCCCGGTGGGAGACGTGTTCCCGATGTGATGGCAAGGGGGCTGAGCCCGGATCGTCCGTTTCGGTCTGCGGGACATGTCATGGCTCCGGCCAGGTTCGGCGTACGAGTCAGACGCTCTTTGGTCAAGCGGTCACCGTAGGGACCTGTCCCGATTGCAGGGGAGCCGGCAAGGTTTTTGAGAGAAAATGTCAGGACTGCAACGGCGAGGGACGGGTTCGACGTAAAAGAGAAATCAAGGTCAACGTTCAGGCTGGAGTTGACCGGGGAACCAGACTCCGGGTTCCCGGTTCTGGTGAGGCTGGCTTGAATGGCGGGCCTCCGGGGGATCTGTTTTTGGTGATAGACGTTTTGTCTCACGAGGACTTTGAAAGGGACGGCATGGACCTTCATCGCCGGCTCCCTTTGGCCTTTCCCTTGGTGACTTTGGGTGGTGTCACGAACGTAACAACATTGATAGACGATGTGCGTCCCGTGACTGTCCCTGCTGGAACGGAGCCGGGCGAAGTCCTTCGGCTCAAGGGGCTCGGTATGCCGAGCCTTCGGAATGGCGCCCGGCGTGGTGATCTCTTTCTTCACGTCACGGTGGAGGTTCCCAAAAAACTGACAGAGCGTCAAAAAGGCTTGATTGAGGCTCTGGCTACTGAGATGAATGTTCCTGTGGACACCGAGGAAGGTGTCTGGGATAAACTGAAACAGCTGTTTTCATAG
- a CDS encoding ABC transporter substrate-binding protein, whose translation MKKSFMVLSLSILLVGVLSFISLAKTSPVVFLDESWDSAQVHNRIAAYIVKHGYERKVEFLFSETLPGMLGLERGDVHICLDVWVNNTPEWWAKAQKKDSLVNLGVNYPNAPQGWYVPTYVIKGDPERGIEPVAPDLQYVDDLEAYAGIFKDPEDPSKGRFYNAPPGWKISSINEYKMKTLGLDKIYVIFSPGSDTALQTVARASYKKGEPVIFYYWQPTALMGLFDMTRLKEKTPYDVAKWNEKAGYGCDFPAQSVLKLANANFAEANPELIDFFRRYETTLGMNDQILARRSVDNLSLEETAIWFLKTYPNIWRAWIPEDRQDVLKKVNQVLGL comes from the coding sequence GTGAAAAAGAGTTTTATGGTGTTATCTCTCTCCATTCTTTTGGTAGGCGTTTTGAGTTTTATCTCCTTGGCTAAAACGTCGCCTGTCGTTTTTCTGGACGAGAGCTGGGATAGCGCGCAGGTTCACAATCGTATTGCTGCGTATATCGTAAAGCATGGGTATGAGCGAAAGGTCGAGTTTCTCTTTTCTGAGACGTTGCCCGGTATGCTTGGATTGGAGAGAGGGGACGTCCATATTTGTCTGGACGTGTGGGTGAATAACACTCCCGAGTGGTGGGCCAAAGCTCAGAAAAAGGACTCGCTGGTCAATCTAGGTGTGAATTACCCCAACGCCCCTCAAGGTTGGTATGTTCCGACATATGTTATCAAGGGAGATCCCGAGAGAGGAATTGAACCTGTTGCCCCTGATTTACAATATGTGGACGACCTTGAAGCCTATGCCGGGATCTTTAAGGATCCTGAGGATCCCTCCAAGGGACGTTTCTACAACGCACCGCCAGGTTGGAAAATCTCCAGTATCAATGAATACAAGATGAAAACTCTAGGATTGGACAAAATCTACGTGATTTTCTCTCCGGGTTCCGACACGGCTCTTCAGACCGTGGCACGGGCCAGCTACAAAAAGGGCGAGCCTGTTATTTTCTACTACTGGCAACCTACGGCTCTCATGGGCTTGTTTGACATGACTCGTCTGAAGGAAAAAACTCCCTATGACGTGGCGAAGTGGAACGAGAAGGCTGGATATGGCTGTGATTTTCCCGCACAGTCAGTGCTCAAACTGGCCAACGCCAATTTTGCTGAAGCAAATCCCGAGCTTATCGACTTTTTTCGTCGTTATGAGACAACTCTGGGGATGAACGACCAGATACTGGCCCGCCGCTCTGTGGACAATCTCTCCCTTGAGGAGACAGCCATCTGGTTTCTCAAAACGTACCCGAATATCTGGAGAGCGTGGATTCCTGAGGATCGTCAGGATGTTCTGAAAAAGGTCAACCAGGTGCTAGGTCTGTAA
- a CDS encoding 5-nitroimidazole antibiotic resistance protein — protein MGNMVYRPMRRKDREVSDPRWMESVLSSGVTCYLSLFDGEWPYVIPLSYGYSEGHLYFHSAKAGKKIDIIRENPRTSFAVDVETICAPESRIETGSVPPYRSVIGYGEIEIIPDDQEDRKREALNILAVHHGRERRETPRPKRMLDRVCVLDLTIIHMTGKEKKPSNERSC, from the coding sequence ATGGGAAATATGGTGTATCGTCCGATGAGGCGAAAGGATCGAGAAGTCTCCGATCCTAGATGGATGGAGTCGGTCCTGAGCAGTGGCGTGACCTGTTATCTGTCTCTTTTCGATGGAGAGTGGCCTTATGTGATTCCTCTTTCCTACGGCTATAGTGAAGGACACCTGTATTTTCACTCGGCCAAAGCGGGAAAGAAAATCGATATTATTCGGGAAAATCCTCGGACGTCCTTTGCTGTAGATGTAGAGACGATCTGCGCTCCCGAATCCAGGATCGAAACTGGAAGTGTCCCGCCATATCGGAGTGTCATCGGTTATGGAGAGATAGAGATCATTCCAGACGACCAGGAAGACAGAAAAAGAGAAGCGCTCAACATCCTGGCAGTACATCACGGGCGAGAGAGGCGAGAGACGCCCAGACCAAAGCGGATGTTAGATAGAGTATGTGTCCTGGACCTGACCATTATCCATATGACGGGAAAGGAGAAAAAACCCTCCAACGAGCGGTCTTGTTGA
- the typA gene encoding translational GTPase TypA has product MYDVQHIRNVAIIAHIDHGKTTLIDSLFRAAKVFRENARIEERVMDSGELERERGITITSKHCTVEWNGYLINVVDTPGHADFSGEVERVLSMVDSVLLLVDANEGPMPQTRYVLSRALKLGLRPVVIINKVDRPRATPDLALDKTIDLFIELGANEHQLEFPVLYGSGLDGWVVLDMDDSREGMDPLFQTIVDYVSPPESDPGSPFRMQVSTLGWNEYVGQIGCGRITSGIVRQGESFVQTKTTWRSPSDKEEGWDVVSSSREKVTHIWVTRGLERVEVAEAFAGDIVWITGPKMIDIGDTFASTESLEPAFQPLEIEEPTVSMFFLVNSGPFAGRDGNPITLRQLKTRLDREIKTNVALRVEDLGRPDGVKVSGRGELQLAILIEEMIREGSEICVSRPEVITKKDDREHTLEPMEDLAIEVPEEYQGMVIEKLAMRKADLTDMVVLQTGTVKMNFRIPTRGLIGYRGEFLTDTRGLGIMASRFVGYGPWKGDVTSRNRGSMVSMDTGIATGYQLENLQERGTLFISPGTEVYNGQVVGEHSRPGDIPCNPTKKKQTSNHRSSTKDMGIKLDVPRPVTLDKALEWITDDELVEATPREVRIRKAILDMNERRKAAKRSA; this is encoded by the coding sequence ATGTACGATGTACAGCATATCAGGAATGTGGCGATCATCGCCCATATTGATCACGGCAAGACCACTCTCATAGATTCCCTCTTCCGCGCCGCCAAGGTGTTTCGAGAGAATGCACGTATTGAGGAACGAGTCATGGACAGCGGCGAACTCGAACGGGAGCGAGGTATCACCATCACCTCAAAGCATTGTACCGTCGAGTGGAACGGCTATCTGATCAACGTCGTTGACACACCGGGGCACGCCGATTTTTCAGGAGAGGTGGAGCGAGTTCTCTCCATGGTAGATTCGGTGCTTCTCCTCGTGGACGCCAACGAGGGCCCGATGCCCCAAACTCGCTATGTCCTCTCTCGGGCTCTCAAACTGGGCCTTCGTCCTGTCGTGATCATCAATAAGGTCGATCGCCCGAGGGCCACACCGGATTTAGCATTGGATAAAACCATCGATCTGTTTATCGAGCTAGGGGCCAACGAACATCAGCTGGAATTCCCCGTCCTGTATGGTTCTGGACTGGATGGGTGGGTCGTACTGGATATGGACGATTCAAGAGAGGGCATGGATCCCCTGTTTCAGACCATCGTGGATTACGTCTCTCCTCCAGAGTCCGACCCGGGCTCGCCTTTCCGAATGCAGGTGAGCACTTTAGGATGGAACGAGTACGTGGGGCAAATCGGATGCGGACGCATAACATCAGGAATCGTTCGTCAAGGGGAGTCTTTTGTCCAGACCAAGACGACCTGGCGGTCGCCGTCGGACAAGGAAGAAGGATGGGACGTTGTCTCCTCATCCCGAGAAAAGGTGACGCATATATGGGTCACGCGGGGTCTGGAGCGGGTCGAGGTGGCCGAGGCGTTTGCTGGGGATATCGTGTGGATCACCGGTCCCAAAATGATCGATATTGGCGATACTTTCGCGTCTACCGAAAGTCTGGAACCGGCTTTTCAGCCCCTGGAAATTGAGGAACCAACCGTCTCTATGTTTTTTCTGGTCAACAGCGGGCCTTTTGCTGGCCGGGACGGCAATCCCATCACCCTGAGACAACTCAAGACTCGATTGGATCGGGAAATCAAAACGAACGTTGCTTTGCGAGTCGAGGATCTGGGACGCCCTGACGGAGTGAAAGTCTCAGGCCGTGGAGAACTCCAGCTGGCTATTCTCATAGAGGAAATGATCCGGGAGGGATCGGAAATCTGTGTCTCCCGACCGGAGGTCATCACAAAAAAAGACGATAGAGAACACACGCTGGAGCCCATGGAAGATCTAGCTATTGAGGTTCCCGAGGAGTACCAGGGCATGGTGATCGAGAAGTTGGCCATGCGAAAAGCTGACCTGACCGACATGGTGGTCCTTCAGACCGGAACGGTAAAGATGAACTTTAGAATTCCAACAAGAGGGCTCATAGGCTACAGAGGCGAGTTCCTCACAGATACCCGAGGACTGGGGATCATGGCGTCCCGATTCGTTGGCTATGGCCCATGGAAGGGCGACGTGACATCCCGGAATCGAGGTTCGATGGTAAGCATGGATACGGGGATCGCAACAGGATATCAGCTTGAAAATCTCCAGGAACGAGGCACTCTGTTTATCTCACCTGGGACGGAAGTTTACAATGGCCAGGTTGTAGGCGAACACTCCCGTCCTGGCGATATTCCCTGTAATCCAACGAAGAAGAAGCAGACATCCAATCATCGATCGTCCACCAAAGATATGGGCATCAAGCTCGACGTACCTCGGCCAGTGACTCTAGATAAGGCATTAGAGTGGATAACGGATGACGAGTTGGTAGAGGCCACACCGAGAGAGGTCCGCATCAGAAAGGCAATCCTAGATATGAACGAACGCCGAAAGGCGGCGAAGCGATCGGCCTGA
- a CDS encoding arsenic-transporting ATPase has protein sequence MYRRYTFFGGKGGTGKTTCAAAYGLSLAREGVRTLVVSTDPAHSLSDAMGRHIGSDVISLDPCLWGLEIDAELEAKKYMGSIQEQMLHIVSAAIVEEIKRQLRIAYLSPGAEEAAIFDRFVDIMEGAGHTYDAVVFDTAPTGHTLRLLTLPEVLKVWIDHLIAKRSKAMDLMRMAAKYEKELQEKLKDDPIFSILSRRRDRFQRARELLTDSELSVFHFVLNPEKMPILETERAIALLNEFNIQVGSVVVNRIIPPEAGDFFVSRREAQEAYLKEIDDKFGTYGVVRLPMLRTDVQGVEQLDEISGYLAEVERG, from the coding sequence ATGTATCGGCGATATACGTTTTTTGGCGGGAAGGGTGGAACGGGCAAGACCACCTGTGCGGCTGCCTATGGCCTGTCTTTAGCTCGAGAGGGTGTGCGAACCCTTGTGGTCTCGACCGATCCGGCCCATTCCTTGTCCGACGCCATGGGCCGGCACATCGGAAGTGACGTGATCTCTCTGGACCCCTGTCTCTGGGGGCTGGAGATCGATGCGGAGCTTGAGGCTAAAAAGTACATGGGATCCATCCAGGAACAGATGCTTCACATCGTGAGTGCCGCTATCGTGGAGGAGATCAAACGGCAGCTTCGAATTGCCTATCTCTCGCCGGGGGCCGAAGAGGCTGCTATCTTTGATCGGTTCGTGGATATCATGGAGGGGGCCGGTCACACATACGATGCAGTGGTTTTCGACACGGCCCCTACGGGGCATACACTCCGACTTCTGACCCTGCCTGAGGTCCTTAAAGTCTGGATTGATCACCTGATCGCGAAGCGAAGCAAGGCTATGGATCTCATGCGCATGGCCGCCAAATACGAGAAAGAGCTTCAGGAAAAGCTGAAGGACGATCCGATTTTTTCAATCCTCTCTCGGCGCAGAGACCGATTCCAACGGGCTCGGGAACTTCTGACCGATTCGGAACTCTCCGTGTTTCACTTTGTTCTTAACCCTGAAAAAATGCCAATTTTGGAGACCGAGCGAGCCATTGCCCTCCTAAACGAATTTAATATTCAGGTAGGATCGGTGGTGGTGAATCGGATTATTCCCCCCGAGGCTGGCGACTTTTTCGTGTCCCGTCGGGAGGCTCAGGAGGCGTACCTGAAAGAGATCGACGATAAGTTCGGGACATACGGGGTAGTGCGCCTCCCCATGCTTCGGACCGATGTCCAGGGAGTGGAGCAGCTGGATGAGATATCGGGGTACCTTGCAGAGGTTGAGCGAGGCTAG
- a CDS encoding ABC transporter permease yields the protein MEIVIPILAAAVRSGTPILYATLGEIVTEKSGVMNLGLEGLMLLGALSGFVVTSATGTPWLGVAIAFGVGAFFSLIHAAVCVSLGGNQVVSGLALTMLGTGVSAIMGREYIGQTIVGLTKRPIPGLAQIPLIGPVFFDHDPLVYFSYGLVLFLCWFFWRTRAGLNLRAVGDSPQAADSVGLSVVLIRYVYTVIGGGIVAIGGAYLSISYSHMWTEGMSAGRGWIAVALVIFAIWNPARAAFGSYLFGGVEACQLRIQAAGTNIPAPLLLMLPYVLTIIVLLVISIRKGQGILFGAPAALGTPFYREER from the coding sequence ATGGAGATCGTTATCCCTATCCTGGCAGCTGCCGTGCGAAGCGGAACTCCCATCCTCTACGCCACGCTGGGCGAGATCGTGACCGAGAAAAGCGGCGTCATGAACTTGGGGTTGGAGGGCCTGATGCTCCTGGGTGCTCTATCAGGATTCGTCGTTACCTCTGCCACGGGGACCCCCTGGCTCGGCGTCGCAATAGCCTTCGGAGTCGGGGCTTTTTTCAGCCTCATTCACGCAGCAGTTTGCGTCTCTCTGGGCGGGAACCAGGTCGTCAGCGGGCTGGCCCTGACCATGTTAGGAACGGGCGTTTCGGCAATCATGGGGCGAGAGTATATCGGCCAAACCATCGTGGGACTGACTAAGAGACCGATTCCCGGACTCGCTCAAATTCCCCTTATTGGCCCAGTCTTCTTCGATCACGATCCATTAGTCTATTTTTCCTATGGCCTGGTACTTTTCCTTTGCTGGTTCTTCTGGCGAACCAGAGCAGGACTGAATCTTCGAGCAGTGGGTGATAGTCCCCAGGCCGCCGACTCGGTAGGACTATCGGTCGTCCTTATTCGATACGTCTACACCGTCATCGGCGGTGGTATCGTGGCGATCGGCGGTGCCTATCTTTCCATCTCGTACAGTCATATGTGGACCGAGGGAATGTCCGCTGGTCGTGGATGGATAGCCGTTGCCCTCGTGATCTTCGCCATCTGGAACCCCGCCCGAGCCGCCTTCGGTTCCTACCTTTTCGGTGGCGTCGAAGCCTGTCAGCTTCGTATTCAGGCGGCTGGGACCAACATCCCGGCACCGTTGCTTCTCATGCTCCCCTACGTATTGACGATCATTGTCCTCCTGGTTATCTCCATCCGAAAGGGACAAGGTATCCTCTTCGGAGCACCGGCCGCCCTTGGCACCCCGTTCTATCGGGAGGAACGCTGA